TTAACGCATAAAAAGCGagcttttttttatttttgtcctGATATTCATATAAGAATTCGGTGTTCCTCACTTGTCATATTGATTCACAATTGTGTTGTCTTGTTTTTTAATTTCACCACTTGATTTGTCATGCCCTTTATGTATTTATGTTATTCTAATTCTCTCCTCCACTCCCAACCACCATGAAAAGAAAAACAACTGGaaattcttgtttatttagacTTGAATTTGGGAACTATTGGTCTTTTATCTTCTTTTTAGTTTTAGATGCAAATCACTCTATCCATGAATTTCGTGGCTGTGAGAACATTCAaattcttaaataaatatttgatcagGTGAATGGATGAACAGCACAGTTGGACTAGCTTTTACACCGCACGTTATACATGTTGGAGTTGGAGAGGTATGTTATTCATTCAAGTATCTTATCAATTCTGGTTTCTGTAAATACATGTTCGATATGAATCTGttattattacatgtttaacaTGAAAGAGTACATTGTTTTAGTAGACTTGCAGCAAGAGAATTTATTGTTCTCCCTGCAGGATGTTGCCGCAAAAATATTGGCATTTGCACAACAGAGACCAAGAGCTTTATGCATCTTGTCTGCTAATGGATCAGTTTCTTCAGTAACTTTACGCCAACCTAGTACTTCTGCTGGCACTGTCACTTATGAGGTTAAAACCATCCCGACCCTTCATTTTTCAtgtgctgctgtattttgaaaTCTTGGGgaactcaatttttttatcagttttttttaatataataatttttttgccACTAGGAAGTAGGATCCTTCTGTCACAAGTTATCTGTTTTCACGACCTTTCTTCACTTCGAAGCTATTTATATCTTCACGGAGTCACTGATTTTGATTTATTTGCCCCTTGTGAAGGTGATCACTATTTTATTGGTTAATACTTaatatgttttatattgaaTATTAAAGACCTAATTTCTTCATGGAAATTGCAGTGTGTGATATTATCACTGAATTATTATGATTTGCGTATTGAATTGTGTTGAGCAATCTGGTGCCCTGCAAATCCTTAATCTTTGGAGATATGGATGTTTTGGAATGACCAAAACTCTCTATGTATCCCTGATCAGCATGGTGGTATCGTATTTTAAAATAGACCGAGTAATTCTTAAAGGAAACATGTCCAATCAAAGTGCTCTTTTGGTTTCAATCTGTATTTATCATGTCCTCAATTTATGGTTACTCCTCAATGTACCCTGTGGTATTCGTGGATTTGAAATTTTGCTGGTCCCTTTTGTTGATTGTTTTTGAAAGTGGACTGGGTTGACCTGATAGCACCCTCTACATAATGGGTCAGACTATTCAAATGAATTTAACCAAACTCCATTCATAGCATATCACACCAATTAGCAGCAAATCTATCATGTAATTTGGGGTTTGGTTCCCCGAGCTGTGGAGGGATATTTTATCACGTTAAAAAGTGATCTTTTTGCATTGTGGATTCATGCTACTAAATGACGCAATCTGTTAGGATATAATATTTTACGGTATTGTAATGCATAACATTTTTGTTCGGGTAAGTCATTACCCGTTCTAAAATGAAACCAACATGGCTTGTTATTTCTTTTAGGGCCGGTTCCAAATACTATGCCTGTCTGGTTCGTACTTACTTGCTGAAAGTGGCGGACCTCGCAATAGAACCGGCGGACTAAGCATTTCCATTTGCAATCCTGACGGGCGTATGACTGGTGGAGCCATAGGCGGTAGACTAATTGCAGCAAATCCAGTGCAGGTAATCATTTGATTCTCTGAATTTGTTTGATAGTTCTCTTTCACCCGTTACATGGTTATATATCTCACTACCTTAAAAAATTTCTGCAGGTGGTGGCCTGCAGTTTTGTTTATGGTAGCACTAAAGCAAAGAACAAAGCTGAGTCAGAGATAAAAGATGAAAATTATCTGCTTGAAGAGTCTGCTGAGAAGTCATTAACACCAGATACTGCTGGTCCAAGTCATCCTAATTCTGGTGCGAGTCTTTGGCCACAGGGTTCACGATTGGACATAAAAAATTCTCAGCTTGATTTCGACCTGATGGACGGATGATGATACTAGCTACAGTCAGCACTTGGCATTTTTTGTATATATGTGTGGTTGCAAATGATCGACATCTGGAATCTGCCGATTCCAAACTCACCGTACAAACAGTTTCTGGAATCTGATGGTGGGTTTGTGCTAACATATATTGTAACAAAAGTTATCTTTCCAGGTTCTTGAGGAGCTGCAATGCTAGAGAATTCTATTGTTGTTGGGAAGTAAAAGAAGGTATTAACTGATATTTATGTTAAGATTATCGTTGTCCATTCCTCTTGTAAGAAAAAATCGAGTTCGCCACTCTTTGCCAATGTATTTTACTTTCCATTTTCTCACATATCTTTCCAATCCTGTTTGGATATAAAAATACGCTGTCTCAATAAAGGAAGCCGAACGGGTTATAAACTTATAATTGGGGGAAATTTCCAAAATATGTTGCTAAACTGATATTGGTTCTCTGTTCTTAACCCTCGTCGATTTGTTCATAAATGCATTTGAATTCAAGATCTTTTGAGGGggtaaaaagaaaaagagaaatgATCAATACAAATTAACTACATATAAGACGCCAAATTCAAATTCACGGGTTCCGACGGTATTACAGTAAGTTATTCAACACAAGTAATATTCTCGAACTTGTTCGCATACATATCCAATGGGGAATTAATATAGCAGCACTCTTGAGTAACAAATGGGAACTAGTCGTCATTACTGCTTAAGCCTTCTCCAAGTGCTTCTTTATATCCTTCTGCAAAATTATACATGAAACCGAGGATTTTGTCAGCAGTCGAATTGAGATAAATAACGTTTTTATGTAGTTCAAATTACCAAGTACCGTGAGTGTATTTACCTCTATGCTAGAAGGCGATGTGGTAGGCGCGTAACGATCAACAACACGACCCTCTTTGTCGACAAGGAATTTGGAGAAATTCCATTTGATACTATCTCCAAAAAGGCCACCTTTGACAGACTTCATGTACTTGTAAATGGGAGCAGCATTGGAGCCATTTACCTCAATCTAAGTCAATAAAATAACATTATTAAATTCGAGGTTCCTAGAAAAATCTGTATCACAGCGAAACGATTTCGTGTTTCTATATTACTTTGTCAAAAATGGGATACTCGGCCTTGAAGCGAGTACAAGCAAACTCCTGAATTTGTTCATTGGTGCCAGGCTCCTGCGAGCCAAACTGATTGCAGGGAAATGCTAGTATCTCCAAACCTGATAATTATGCCAATGATAAATAGTCGTTAACAGATTCTTGATGATCAATAAAAACTCTGCAAGACATTCCATAAGCAAAGAAAATCCGATTTTGATTGTTCCATAATAATAAAACTACAAAAAGATCCTGCAGAATATGAAAGATCGTGCAATATATAACCAAAACACACCTTGATCCTTGTATTTCTCATACAACTTTGTTAACTCAGTGTAGTTCGTATTGGTTAGGCCACTacagcaaaatcaaaatcaacatcaaatcaaaacaaaatcGATAAAAGTTTCTACAGGAGAACAGAAATAAATTGCATGGCTAGATCATGAAGCCAAAACATAGTTAAACAAAGAGATAAATGAAAACATCTCGGTAAAAGAGGAAATTGTAGCAAGGCATTGAACGAATTAGTCACACAAAATGACACATGCAGTTCATCACCTTAGCAATTGGAAAGTGTGCAGAAGAGTACTGTAAAACAAAGAGGAAGCCTGCAGTATCTTAAACACAACACCAACTCATAGTATAATGATTTGTCGTTCATTTTCTTTTAGGTGAAAATTGATGACATGGTTGACTTTTTTCGTAAAAAACTGTTATTAGGAATATATGTAAAGTGCAATTAGAGCTTGGAATTTCGCTGTAAGATTAACATTTAATTTTTGCAAGGCAAATTAAATGATAGATGTGAAGGCTTTACccataattttgaaattttcagaAGCCAAAGTAAACATACCACTGTGAAGCAACATTGACAATCAGCAGCACCTTTCCCTTGTAAATACCCAAATTAACATCATCCCCTTTACTATCCTGAAACCatcaattttcaataataataataatttttaaaaaaatcaccaGTCTGCAAATACCAAAAGATGTGTTATTTGGGCATTGAAAATTCCAGACAGCTGAGAACTGAGAAGCAAGTACCTTCACGGTGAAATCATGGATCGATTGAGGCGCGCTTGATTGGCTGGCCATCGCTGCGATCTGTTCCAAAGCCCACAAGCTGTGGAAAGAAATTTGGGGGGTCAATGAGATTAGGGTTCGCACGAATCCAGCAGCCCCAGAAGAGAGTACATATAGGGAAACAATGCAGTTTGGACGAATTTAATGTGATGATATCAAGAAACGACGCAAATTGTACGGTTCCCCCCGTGTGCATGCAAGAAGCGGAGAGATGCTTGTGTATACGTGGCGGAGCGCATACACGCCACGTGGCATCACGTTGTCCAATAGTCGTCCTAGTTGTGGAAGCATTGAAGTTGTTTTCGATGTTCTAGATGAATTTTAGTAGTTCTTTTCTGCCTATTTTCTAGCAATGTAGTTCTAACTTCTAGAAACTTGTGAGATTCAATTTTGtaaaagaattttttatttttattattcataaaaatttcttatttgtcataagtattatttattattataaatataaatattgataGGTCTCACGAAATAAAATTCATAAGACCGTCTCATAACAACCTACTATACATGTATCTTGATATTCAAAAatgacatttttgtaaataaatatCCACCGAATGACCAACTCAATTGAcatttttgtaattaaatagTCATCAAAGAGGAAACAAAAAAGTAGTATtgatatttttgtaattaaataatcatCAAATGACAAACAAAAAAGAGGAGTATTTGAAATTATCaaaatgtttaaaaattttggttgtgattaaaattaaattatgattaaaaaaattgtaaatttttctaaaaattaacCAAATTAATTAAGAATTAGTTGGAAAAGAGTGGTATTAATATagaaagatatgatatatgtatatatatttctcCGGTATTATCATTTATCCCATTTTCAgtattttttttccttattcTGCCAATTGTATTTGAGAAATTATAACGAATAGCCGAagtaaaaaatgtatttttaaaaataacctcTTCATTAAATATTATCTAATATAGCATTTTACAACCTAATAATCCTAAAATACATCTCTTTATTATTTTTCCCCGTATCAAAAATTACTTGAAAGAAGATtcatttttcaaattgattttttagtaaataattataaaattaataaacctatataatacaaataataataaataaatttatactGATAATCATGAGAATTTcagttaaaataataatacttacCATCATCATCATAATTgataattacaataattattatttttagtttattcGGTTTGTGATGATTCtcattttcattaatttatttgtaattaattattcttcttttaattaaatttttttgacaaaATTTACAGAAATTTTGTAGGTATCTGTCGTTCACCGggatttataatataatttatattgatGTCGTCTTCATTCATTATAAATCATTGAAGTGTTTGAGAATGAATCGAGCAGCTTATGAGGTCGGAACATTGAGTTAAGCTCCCCTTGTGACATACTCTAAGCTCAAAAATTCGAGTATCATATGATTTGTATACGTGAGAAAAATTGTTTGATCAATGATTAGATTGCTCGATTCATCATATTTGAAGTTCGTCATTCGGTATTTTATTACTACGATACTATGTTTTTCTTGGTAAAGCTAATTATACGAACCGAGATGTTGTACTTTGTACTATCAAGAACGTTgtggttattattattattattattattattattattattattattatcacaAAAAACTTATATGAGATTGTTTAACTGATTAATTTTGTGTGAAAGATCAATttgttcaaaatcaaaataCATTGAAAACGATTTTGATAGAGATAAATCTTGATATCATTATTCACAAAAACGAGTTTTTTTATAGCTTTATAAGAACGAGTTTCTAAAACaacaattatattttattagtgAACGACACATATGTTATGCGTGTGTAAAATAATGATTATTATGAATATGAATCATGATCACGATTATTAATAATTCAgttgattaataaaattttgtcataatttttaattattatttgaataacGGTAatgaaattatattaattatataatttatagatataaaatataaattttgaatttttaaaatagattaaatattataattacagtaaattatattaaaaatattaattagttaaataaataaatatttttataaaaactaaTTCTTATCATGAAATCGTACCactaaaaaaatattcttaaaaaaatcaaaagaaaatagTCTCATCTTCATCGTCGGCTCTGCCATTCGCGACGCAGCAAAATGAGACTAAAAGTGTATGCAGACCGAATGTCCCAACCTTCACGAGCGGTGATTATTTTCTGCAAGTAAATTTCTTTTACTATTTTTAGTTCCCACGATTTTTGTCAACTCTTTTAAATCAATATCGAGTTCTTTTAATTTGGGTTTTttggaagctattattattcattTAGAGCATGATACTTATTTGGGTTTTTGTAAAGATTAAACGGTATTGATTTTGAAGAGGTGAAGATAGACCTTTCCAAACGCCAGCAGTTAACTCCTGAATTTAGAGGTTTCTATAGTCTTTTGCTGTACCTCTTTTACCTGCACTGCATTGAATAAGTAACCTTTTTCTTGTGTAATTATGTTTGCTCTTGATTACTCTGTGGCAGAAATAAATCCCATGAGACAAGTACCTGCAATAGTCGATGGAAGGTTCAAGCTTTTCGAGAGGTACCCTCTATTTCTGGATATTGATTTTGCTTGTTCTGTGCTCAAatgattatttataaatttctaAATAGTTTATCAGGATGTGTTAAAAaatctaattttaattttatgttttcaCATTTCAAATTAGAGCTTGATTATTATTCAGCTTAAAGGGCGAGTTGGCATCAATATACTGACATATTTTATTGGATGATGCTAAATTAACACCATGGTTTTCATAAAATAGAAAATGCACATTTGTTTTGATTGAAATTGAAGAAAACCCAATCAAAGATGTCACATTGCTTGGATTACGGTTCATGAATTGCAGGTTTCCCTtgtcaaataaaattttctGGTTACTCCATGGTTACAACTTATTCTACCTTTTTGGAATGTTTTGCAGCCACGCAATCATGATATATTTAGCTTCTGTATTTCCTGGAGTTGCTGACCATTGGTGAGTTCATTTGATTTAGGTTTGTTGCTGTTGtctatgaaatttttttattgcaaataaaGTGGTGTCCGTCACACTATAATTAAACAAGCAGATAAAATGATAGTTTGATGGGTTCTATTTTCCTTCTTCACTTCATCAATCAAGTTTATATCTTTTTTTTGTCTAAAACACGAGTAACGTAAGATCCAATTTATCATGTGCTTAGATCCAATTGATCATGTGTTTATTATTAGTGTGGataatgtttatttttattgagATAAATTTCTTTTACATACAAGTTTAGtgcataaattttatttttatttttcaaattaactTTATTAAGATTTAATTAATAAACTGATGCTTATGTAGATATTTTGTTTAATCTTTTAAAGCATGCACTAAGCATGTGATTGATTGCTTGTATATAATATTCTGCAACATTACTCTTTATCCTTGTAGGTATCCTGCTGATGTTTTCAAAAGAGCCAAAATTCATTCGGTGTTGGATTGGCATCACTCAAATCTGCGTCTTGGTGCAGGTGTTAATCTCTAACCCTTACTTACCAATTTATTATTCAACTTAGGGTGTCAGATAATATTTGGAGCTATAAATcgttatgcttttatattttaattctttGATACAATTAAATAACGGTCATGAAATTCTCACAAGTAATGAACTGCAACATGCACTAAATTTTGAGCTGTTACATGATTCAACAAAATGCTTTTTCTGAAGAAGGAAACCTGTAAAGGTGCTTAAGCTTATTCAATGAACTAAGAATATTTTTGCCAAAAAGAAAATAAGTTTTTATAGTTCATTTTCCTTGTAATATATCCATGGGCTACAGAGCTATGGCTTCTTCCAAGAAATAAGAATATTTAGACAAAAGAAACAAAGGCTTAATATTCCTTTTTCCTTGCACTTACAAACACATGTATATATACTTACAAATTTTTGCATTTGCAGTTAGCTATGTGCTCAATTCCACGCTTGCACCTGTGTTTGGGCTGCCTTTGAACCCAAATGCAGCAGCAAAAGCAGAGAAACTTCTTTCAGCCTCTCTAGCTAAGATCGAGTCTGTTTGGCTCAAGGGAAATGGACGCTTTCTTCTTGGAAGTTCCCAACCTTCCATGGCAGATCTTAGTTTGGTGTGTGAGATCATGCAGCTTGAGGTATAAAAGACTTTTATTTCCTTGCTCTTTTGTTGAGACTCAATTCACAAGttgataaatttaaaatatagcaACCGTATGCAtactttattatatatttaattaatcgtCAGGCATATATAGTACATCATCGTAAAAACAGATGGTTTTGTATCAAAATTGAAGGTGAGTCGAGCTAGCTCgacttgtttaaaaatttcataAGTCGTCATATGGGCTTGAAGAAACCTCTGAAATTACAAGGTCCCATTGATCGTTTTTTTCTCTCTGTGGTCTTTGCTTCTGGATATAGGTTGTAGACAAGAAAGATCATGACCGAATATTAGGCCCCCATGAAAGAGTGTTGAAATGGATTGATGACACGAAGAATGCAATGAAACCTCACTTTGATGAAGTACATTCAATCCTTTTCAAAGTAAAAGAGAAGCTGAAGAAAAAGCGGTCTGATGAAGCAAAAAACAAGATCGAGTCTTCCAAGAAAACATCGGTACATTCAAAGATGTAGATTGCCTGAtacaaaaagaatggcagaAATTATATAGTTGATCCTTGTCATGGCTTTAAACTTCGAATCTGAGATCATAATGTAATATGCTTCTTGTTCTGTTGTATGAACAATCCAATAAACATTTCTGCAAACTTCATCAGAAATTTGAGCTGTTTTGAGAGAAAATGAACAAGGTTTTCTCCATCTTAATTGCTCCTCTTTGTTTGGTATCTGAGGCCGGTCTAACAATGTAACTTTCAGCTAGTTGCATTATGTCATTAGTATGGACcatgtattcccaaaaataacaataaaaaaaaatactttatTGAAGTACAACTTGTCACCagtaaaatttgttttcaagttTCATTCTTATAtgcaatataatttaattaggagtcattaaattaattttatttaaaaattaatatatgatgGCTTATACTTTTTACATATCATGGCTATACTCTCCCGTCTGtgtcaaaattaaatattactCGACACAATTAGCATA
The Primulina tabacum isolate GXHZ01 chromosome 9, ASM2559414v2, whole genome shotgun sequence DNA segment above includes these coding regions:
- the LOC142555664 gene encoding AT-hook motif nuclear-localized protein 5-like yields the protein MDGREGIAYQGSASYYFNRGGFGGSDGSGSGPNGHGASGGSAMTQAREIHPTHVFKNLSNPNIAMHPSIGVNGGAVSDSAFHVENSSPNFTHGMTMAMVPVVSPSGETVKKKRGRPRKYAPDKSNMSLGLSPLSTPRFDEINPAEKRRRGRPPGSGWKQQLAPLGEWMNSTVGLAFTPHVIHVGVGEDVAAKILAFAQQRPRALCILSANGSVSSVTLRQPSTSAGTVTYEGRFQILCLSGSYLLAESGGPRNRTGGLSISICNPDGRMTGGAIGGRLIAANPVQVVACSFVYGSTKAKNKAESEIKDENYLLEESAEKSLTPDTAGPSHPNSGASLWPQGSRLDIKNSQLDFDLMDG
- the LOC142555667 gene encoding putative phospholipid hydroperoxide glutathione peroxidase — translated: MASQSSAPQSIHDFTVKDSKGDDVNLGIYKGKVLLIVNVASQCGLTNTNYTELTKLYEKYKDQGLEILAFPCNQFGSQEPGTNEQIQEFACTRFKAEYPIFDKIEVNGSNAAPIYKYMKSVKGGLFGDSIKWNFSKFLVDKEGRVVDRYAPTTSPSSIEKDIKKHLEKA
- the LOC142555666 gene encoding glutathione S-transferase T1 isoform X1, yielding MRLKVYADRMSQPSRAVIIFCKLNGIDFEEVKIDLSKRQQLTPEFREINPMRQVPAIVDGRFKLFESHAIMIYLASVFPGVADHWYPADVFKRAKIHSVLDWHHSNLRLGAVSYVLNSTLAPVFGLPLNPNAAAKAEKLLSASLAKIESVWLKGNGRFLLGSSQPSMADLSLVCEIMQLEVVDKKDHDRILGPHERVLKWIDDTKNAMKPHFDEVHSILFKVKEKLKKKRSDEAKNKIESSKKTSVHSKM
- the LOC142555666 gene encoding glutathione S-transferase T1 isoform X2; this encodes MQTECPNLHERLNGIDFEEVKIDLSKRQQLTPEFREINPMRQVPAIVDGRFKLFESHAIMIYLASVFPGVADHWYPADVFKRAKIHSVLDWHHSNLRLGAVSYVLNSTLAPVFGLPLNPNAAAKAEKLLSASLAKIESVWLKGNGRFLLGSSQPSMADLSLVCEIMQLEVVDKKDHDRILGPHERVLKWIDDTKNAMKPHFDEVHSILFKVKEKLKKKRSDEAKNKIESSKKTSVHSKM